The Erythrobacter sp. Alg231-14 genome has a segment encoding these proteins:
- the ubiA gene encoding 4-hydroxybenzoate octaprenyltransferase: protein MTNSPAPDDGIVPDTEHRGLIERLPQFPRDLAQLARFDRPIGWWLLFWPCVFGVWLAGAGVQWQLLVWLLVGAIAMRGAGCVYNDIVDANLDKKVARTAARPVASGRISKKAAWIWLLSLCMVGLIVLLQLRFEAQLVALGSLALVAAYPFMKRITWWPQAWLGMVFNWGVLVGWTELRFDNWDAIACLYAGSVCWVIGFDTIYALQDREDDALVGIKSSALRMGARVHVGIGVFYAATIALWAAGIWLYRPDAIAVLALAPVAVHLLWQIATLDPADPDNPLARFRSNRWAGALVAAACFVVGNAGA from the coding sequence ATGACCAATTCCCCTGCGCCAGACGATGGCATTGTCCCTGACACTGAGCATCGTGGATTGATCGAGCGTTTGCCGCAATTCCCGCGTGATTTGGCCCAATTGGCACGATTTGATCGACCCATTGGATGGTGGCTGTTGTTTTGGCCGTGTGTTTTTGGCGTTTGGCTGGCCGGGGCCGGTGTTCAATGGCAATTGCTCGTTTGGCTGTTGGTGGGCGCGATTGCGATGCGCGGAGCCGGCTGCGTTTACAACGATATTGTTGACGCCAATCTGGATAAGAAAGTGGCCCGCACCGCCGCGCGTCCGGTCGCCAGCGGCCGGATCAGCAAAAAAGCCGCATGGATATGGTTGTTATCGCTCTGCATGGTCGGCTTGATCGTCCTGTTGCAATTGCGGTTTGAGGCGCAATTGGTGGCTTTGGGCAGTCTGGCGTTGGTGGCTGCCTATCCCTTTATGAAACGGATCACATGGTGGCCCCAGGCATGGTTGGGCATGGTGTTCAATTGGGGCGTGTTGGTGGGTTGGACCGAGCTGCGTTTTGACAATTGGGATGCGATCGCATGCCTGTATGCCGGGAGTGTATGTTGGGTCATCGGATTTGACACGATCTACGCCCTTCAAGACCGCGAAGACGATGCTTTGGTCGGGATCAAATCATCGGCGCTTAGAATGGGCGCGCGCGTCCATGTAGGGATCGGCGTGTTTTACGCTGCGACTATCGCGTTGTGGGCGGCGGGGATTTGGCTTTACCGCCCCGATGCCATCGCTGTGCTCGCGCTGGCTCCGGTTGCGGTGCACCTCTTGTGGCAAATCGCGACGTTGGATCCGGCCGATCCTGACAATCCTTTGGCGCGGTTCCGATCCAACCGTTGGGCTGGCGCATTGGTGGCGGCGGCGTGTTTCGTCGTTGGGAATGCGGGCGCGTAA
- a CDS encoding 16S rRNA (uracil(1498)-N(3))-methyltransferase yields MPSTPSWPPKSAPRLFVGDTINLNAIITLDGTQAHYLGKVMRVRAGDAVILCDNVTGEWAARVDTVDKRRIEVTVVDHLRTREAVPDIWLCPALLKKDRFDLVLEKATELGVARIQPIITRRCVADKLNIDRATTITTEAAEQCARTALPQVVAPTSLDTLLNDWPETRILFFADEESSDLGDGSPAQPASVAFGHHTGPTAIVIGPEGGFDKAERAAIRAHPNARPISLGPRILRGETAAIAALSVWMGQAGDWGDTASKQE; encoded by the coding sequence ATGCCGTCCACTCCATCTTGGCCGCCGAAAAGCGCACCGCGCCTCTTTGTAGGCGATACGATCAACCTCAATGCAATCATCACGCTAGACGGAACGCAGGCCCATTATCTGGGTAAAGTCATGCGAGTGCGCGCAGGTGATGCCGTCATCTTGTGCGATAATGTTACCGGCGAATGGGCGGCGCGCGTCGATACGGTAGACAAACGCCGAATAGAGGTGACTGTTGTCGATCATTTGCGCACACGCGAAGCGGTTCCGGACATTTGGTTGTGCCCCGCTCTTTTGAAGAAAGACCGATTTGATCTGGTGCTGGAAAAGGCCACCGAATTGGGCGTGGCGCGCATTCAACCCATCATCACAAGGCGATGCGTTGCGGACAAATTGAATATCGACCGCGCAACGACCATCACGACCGAAGCCGCAGAACAATGCGCGCGCACCGCTTTGCCTCAAGTTGTAGCTCCCACATCGCTCGATACATTATTGAACGATTGGCCCGAAACCCGCATCTTGTTCTTTGCGGACGAGGAAAGCAGCGATTTGGGCGACGGATCACCGGCACAGCCCGCCTCCGTTGCGTTTGGCCATCACACTGGCCCTACTGCAATTGTAATTGGGCCAGAGGGCGGTTTTGACAAAGCCGAACGCGCCGCCATTCGCGCGCATCCCAATGCTCGTCCGATTTCATTGGGCCCCCGCATATTGCGCGGTGAAACGGCGGCGATTGCGGCGCTTTCTGTGTGGATGGGTCAGGCCGGCGATTGGGGCGACACAGCCTCCAAACAAGAATGA
- a CDS encoding PQQ-binding-like beta-propeller repeat protein codes for MLNGPKIMRLTGLKGALTAGLLAATLTGCGGGGLFGGGEKTTPTVGNRTAILTIIESGANVDPTLAGVSVVLPPAVSNPEWAQVGGSASKSYGHLALPQSLTKSWTARVEGSSDRARLAAAPVVGGEMLFALGTDGVIHAFNKETGARIWSLDDSDMTDDMRPSAFGGGVSYDAGRLYATNGAGEAKAIDAMTGDIIWNVKPAGPLRGSPTVAFGQVYVMSQDNQIIALDTADGSLLWNESGSSTQSGVFGVAAPAAGNGTVIAGYSSGELNAYRYENGRTLWADALARTNISTRVSSLTDIDADPIIDSGRVYALGQGGRMAAYELTTGQRIWELNLAGISTPAIAGEWIFTLTDDARLLAIARSTGRVRWISQLQQFRDEEDRKGPIFWTGPVLAGGHLWVASSRGEVWKISTGEGSSEMFADIDQPVSLPPIVADNHLYILDDSGMVHAWR; via the coding sequence ATGTTGAACGGACCAAAGATTATGCGATTGACGGGATTGAAAGGCGCGCTGACAGCGGGCTTGCTGGCTGCGACTTTGACGGGTTGCGGAGGCGGCGGCTTGTTCGGCGGTGGTGAGAAAACCACGCCAACCGTGGGCAACCGCACAGCCATTCTCACCATCATCGAAAGCGGTGCAAATGTTGATCCAACATTGGCGGGCGTTTCGGTCGTTCTGCCCCCGGCTGTTTCCAACCCGGAATGGGCGCAAGTCGGTGGTTCGGCGAGCAAGTCCTACGGTCATCTCGCCTTGCCACAATCTTTGACCAAATCGTGGACAGCGCGAGTTGAAGGATCGAGCGATCGCGCGCGTTTGGCGGCGGCCCCTGTTGTCGGCGGCGAAATGCTGTTCGCGTTGGGCACCGATGGCGTCATCCACGCTTTCAATAAAGAAACCGGAGCGCGTATTTGGTCGCTCGACGATTCCGATATGACCGACGACATGCGCCCATCGGCGTTTGGCGGCGGTGTTAGCTACGATGCCGGTCGCCTTTACGCGACCAACGGCGCGGGCGAAGCCAAAGCAATCGACGCGATGACGGGCGACATCATCTGGAATGTCAAACCCGCAGGCCCCCTGCGCGGATCACCCACCGTGGCCTTTGGCCAGGTGTATGTGATGTCACAAGACAACCAGATCATCGCGCTGGATACAGCGGACGGTTCGCTGTTGTGGAACGAATCTGGATCAAGCACCCAATCGGGCGTCTTTGGCGTTGCGGCCCCGGCTGCGGGCAACGGCACCGTCATTGCCGGTTATTCCAGTGGTGAATTGAACGCCTATCGCTATGAAAACGGTCGGACTTTGTGGGCTGATGCCTTGGCTCGGACCAACATTTCAACGCGTGTTAGCTCGCTAACCGATATTGATGCGGACCCGATCATCGATTCAGGCCGTGTCTATGCCTTGGGGCAAGGTGGCCGGATGGCCGCTTATGAGCTGACCACTGGCCAACGGATCTGGGAATTGAACCTCGCTGGAATTTCGACCCCTGCGATTGCGGGCGAGTGGATCTTTACCTTGACCGATGATGCGCGTTTGTTGGCTATTGCGCGGTCCACCGGGCGGGTCCGTTGGATCTCACAATTGCAACAATTCCGCGACGAAGAAGATCGCAAAGGTCCAATTTTCTGGACCGGACCTGTTCTTGCCGGCGGTCATTTGTGGGTGGCGAGTTCACGCGGTGAAGTTTGGAAAATTAGCACGGGTGAGGGATCATCGGAGATGTTTGCCGACATCGATCAACCGGTGAGTTTGCCTCCCATTGTTGCGGACAATCACCTCTATATTCTGGACGATAGCGGGATGGTTCACGCTTGGCGTTGA
- a CDS encoding antibiotic biosynthesis monooxygenase: MLIVLAEATMGEGALDKTRAAMATMLEASRAEEGCVSYAYAIDVLDPSKLHIVEKWVDEAALAFHFQTPHMAAFQGALASVDVKITELAKYQADDGSPMM, translated from the coding sequence ATGCTGATTGTGTTAGCCGAAGCGACCATGGGCGAAGGCGCTCTGGATAAAACGCGCGCCGCAATGGCGACAATGCTAGAGGCATCGCGCGCCGAAGAAGGCTGCGTCAGCTATGCCTATGCGATCGATGTGCTTGACCCATCAAAGCTGCATATCGTGGAAAAATGGGTGGATGAGGCCGCGCTCGCGTTTCATTTTCAAACACCGCATATGGCCGCTTTTCAAGGCGCATTGGCCAGCGTGGATGTAAAAATCACCGAGCTGGCAAAGTATCAGGCGGATGACGGCTCTCCAATGATGTGA
- a CDS encoding DUF1295 domain-containing protein — translation MNEQSPSNAAAQPADTVSSRPLTLPKSDVSSGVGLAGLLGLFVWILFCRTFPLVAETIGLEGEYGVLSGPYAALTAMVFTAGPMAVWSLLVDRVHLRPSTGLNWNLRRTVNDAMPTATVKIAGLWATWAIIAALYALCRWYWDGQYLFAMEVLGFAIVPMIVLSVPYIIWLDRFMTEPKDATWHFGALLLRRGGSDAELVKKHWRAWIIKAFFGAFMISILPPGFAMIVEATPGAIISNPVEFGMLLITLLFVIDVQIGTVGYLFTLRPLDAHIRSGNPFIAGWLAALLCYPPFVWGIIGNNGQILSYEASTAGWGYWFGGNTALLWGWAVWLIFLTAIYAWATVVFGIRFSNLTYRGVLTNGPYRFTRHPAYVSKNLFWWSSVMPFFVMNGSTVEGIRNTFFLAVVSGIYYWRARTEEKHLLSEDPKYREYYDWMEHNGVITAPLAWLKRGIIGWFTKGPTDPQDTRTAHTAQEPAE, via the coding sequence ATGAACGAGCAATCACCTTCCAACGCGGCGGCACAACCCGCCGACACCGTTTCCAGCCGACCATTGACGTTGCCGAAAAGCGACGTGTCATCGGGCGTAGGCCTTGCCGGATTGCTTGGCCTTTTCGTTTGGATCTTGTTCTGTCGGACCTTTCCTCTGGTCGCCGAAACTATCGGGTTGGAAGGGGAGTATGGGGTTTTATCGGGACCTTACGCCGCGTTGACCGCGATGGTATTTACCGCCGGACCTATGGCGGTATGGTCATTGTTGGTGGATCGTGTGCATCTGCGCCCTTCAACGGGCCTGAATTGGAACCTACGTCGCACCGTCAATGATGCTATGCCGACCGCAACCGTCAAGATTGCCGGATTGTGGGCCACATGGGCCATCATCGCGGCGTTGTATGCTTTGTGCCGGTGGTATTGGGACGGCCAATATCTGTTTGCGATGGAAGTTTTGGGCTTTGCGATTGTTCCGATGATCGTGCTGTCGGTGCCTTACATCATATGGCTTGATCGGTTCATGACCGAACCCAAGGACGCCACTTGGCATTTTGGCGCCTTGTTGCTGCGGCGCGGCGGATCGGACGCTGAGCTGGTCAAGAAACATTGGCGCGCATGGATCATCAAGGCGTTCTTTGGCGCCTTTATGATTTCAATTCTGCCGCCCGGATTCGCCATGATAGTCGAAGCCACACCGGGGGCGATTATCTCCAACCCGGTCGAATTTGGCATGTTGCTGATCACATTGCTGTTTGTGATTGACGTTCAAATTGGAACCGTCGGTTACCTGTTTACGTTGCGCCCGCTGGATGCGCATATCCGATCGGGCAATCCGTTTATCGCCGGCTGGTTGGCCGCCTTGTTGTGTTATCCGCCCTTCGTTTGGGGGATCATCGGTAACAACGGCCAAATCCTAAGCTATGAGGCAAGCACGGCGGGCTGGGGCTACTGGTTCGGCGGTAATACGGCGTTGTTGTGGGGCTGGGCCGTGTGGCTGATATTCCTGACGGCGATATACGCGTGGGCGACCGTCGTGTTCGGCATCCGCTTTTCCAACCTGACCTATCGCGGCGTTTTGACCAACGGTCCGTATCGTTTCACCCGTCATCCCGCCTATGTGTCGAAAAACCTGTTTTGGTGGTCGTCGGTCATGCCGTTCTTCGTGATGAATGGATCAACGGTCGAAGGCATTCGCAACACGTTCTTCTTGGCTGTGGTCAGCGGTATTTACTACTGGCGCGCGCGGACGGAGGAAAAGCACCTCTTGTCCGAAGACCCCAAATATCGCGAATATTACGATTGGATGGAGCACAACGGCGTTATCACCGCGCCGCTTGCATGGCTTAAGCGGGGGATCATCGGATGGTTCACCAAAGGGCCGACCGATCCTCAGGATACGCGCACAGCACACACAGCGCAGGAACCGGCGGAATAA
- a CDS encoding antibiotic biosynthesis monooxygenase encodes MIVVVGSFRIPPSMIEVVRGPMETMIAASRAEQGCVEYAYALDVLDKGLVRVSEVWRDRAALETHFRTTHIAEWRAQVSALAVSERELTAFETTDDGFYI; translated from the coding sequence ATGATAGTGGTCGTTGGGAGTTTTAGAATTCCACCCAGCATGATTGAGGTGGTGCGTGGTCCGATGGAGACCATGATCGCCGCCAGCCGCGCCGAACAAGGCTGCGTTGAATACGCCTATGCTCTTGATGTGCTCGACAAAGGATTGGTCCGCGTCAGCGAGGTTTGGCGCGATCGCGCCGCGTTGGAAACGCATTTTCGCACCACCCACATTGCTGAATGGCGTGCACAAGTTTCCGCATTAGCCGTTTCAGAGCGAGAGTTGACGGCGTTTGAAACAACCGATGATGGCTTTTACATTTAA
- a CDS encoding SOS response-associated peptidase family protein, producing MCNLYRMTKNTDEVAKWFDAVAASGGANFGAEVYPGYPGLVIAGGTIQSMSWGFPLVMKGKSGQPLKPKPVNNARTDKLDSFFWRHSFQERRCLVPVTGWAEAQGPKGRMTRTWMSLPSDPADNVSDNLPDDAPLFACAGVWRDSDEFGTCFSMVMTDSAGSAAADVHSRMPVILKADDYNGWLSGSAEDAKALCTPWLDELVIDHTNQPWVRNAVSREVKADQAQKSLF from the coding sequence ATGTGCAACCTGTATCGCATGACGAAAAACACCGATGAGGTGGCCAAATGGTTCGATGCCGTTGCTGCGTCAGGCGGCGCAAATTTCGGGGCGGAGGTCTATCCCGGCTATCCCGGATTGGTGATCGCAGGCGGCACAATTCAATCGATGTCTTGGGGCTTTCCCTTGGTGATGAAGGGGAAAAGCGGTCAGCCGCTGAAGCCAAAGCCCGTCAACAATGCCCGCACCGATAAATTGGACAGCTTTTTCTGGCGTCACTCATTTCAAGAACGCCGGTGCCTTGTCCCCGTCACCGGTTGGGCCGAAGCGCAGGGCCCCAAAGGGCGCATGACTCGCACATGGATGTCACTTCCTTCCGACCCGGCGGACAATGTATCGGACAATTTGCCAGACGACGCGCCGCTTTTCGCATGCGCTGGCGTGTGGCGGGACAGTGACGAATTCGGCACGTGTTTTTCGATGGTGATGACCGACAGCGCGGGTTCAGCCGCAGCGGATGTGCACAGCCGGATGCCGGTCATCTTGAAGGCGGATGATTACAACGGCTGGCTGTCTGGTTCCGCCGAAGACGCCAAAGCTTTGTGCACACCTTGGTTGGACGAGTTGGTCATCGACCATACGAACCAACCGTGGGTGCGAAACGCCGTTAGCCGCGAAGTTAAAGCGGACCAGGCCCAAAAGAGCCTGTTTTGA
- a CDS encoding glutamate--cysteine ligase — MSTREASAADEPIIETLDQLIEPMRGGEKPKADWRIGTEHEKFVYHKSDRHAPSYNEEAGIRDILMDLREFGWEPVEENGHVIAMRGADGTVSLEPAGQLELSGAPLETLHETCAETGRHLEQVKTIGERRGVGYLGLGMWPDKTRAELPVMPKGRYEIMMRHMPRVGDLGLDMMLRTCTIQVNLDYQTEADMAQKFRVGLALQPLATALFANSPFTEGKPNGYLSYRSHIWSDTDPQRTGMLPFVFEDGFGYERWAQYMLDVPMYFVFRDGKYIDAAGLSFRDFLDGKLSVLPGERPTASDWWDHLSTAFPEVRLKSFLEMRGADGGPWSRICALPALWVGLLYDQQALDAAWDLVKDWSMEEREQLRNDAPRLGLNAPLPGGGTMQDLGKEALAIAHQGLASRARLNASGDNETGYLETLDEIVKSGKVPAQRLLDAYAGEWGEDVSKVYKYSF; from the coding sequence ATGAGCACCAGAGAAGCGTCCGCCGCGGACGAGCCAATTATCGAAACGCTCGACCAGCTTATTGAACCCATGCGCGGCGGTGAAAAACCAAAGGCCGATTGGCGCATCGGGACCGAGCACGAAAAGTTCGTGTATCATAAGAGCGACCGACACGCCCCGTCCTATAACGAAGAGGCTGGCATTCGCGATATCCTGATGGATCTCAGGGAATTTGGGTGGGAGCCAGTGGAGGAAAACGGCCACGTTATCGCAATGCGCGGTGCCGATGGTACGGTCAGCTTGGAACCCGCCGGTCAATTGGAATTGTCGGGCGCACCGCTTGAAACCCTGCATGAAACTTGCGCCGAAACCGGGCGGCATTTGGAACAGGTTAAAACCATCGGTGAACGCCGCGGAGTCGGGTATCTTGGCCTTGGCATGTGGCCGGATAAAACCCGCGCCGAATTGCCCGTGATGCCGAAAGGTCGTTACGAGATAATGATGCGCCATATGCCGCGCGTCGGCGATCTTGGGTTGGACATGATGCTGCGCACGTGCACCATTCAGGTCAATCTGGATTACCAAACCGAAGCGGACATGGCGCAGAAATTCCGCGTCGGCCTTGCTCTGCAACCCTTGGCCACCGCATTGTTTGCCAATTCACCCTTCACCGAAGGCAAACCGAACGGCTATCTTTCCTATCGCAGTCACATCTGGTCAGACACCGATCCGCAACGGACCGGCATGCTGCCTTTCGTGTTCGAAGACGGTTTTGGGTATGAACGTTGGGCGCAATATATGCTCGACGTGCCGATGTATTTCGTGTTCCGCGACGGCAAATATATCGATGCGGCCGGCCTATCGTTCCGCGATTTTCTAGATGGCAAATTGTCCGTCCTGCCCGGCGAACGTCCGACGGCAAGCGATTGGTGGGACCACCTTTCGACCGCGTTCCCCGAAGTCCGCCTCAAGAGCTTTTTGGAAATGCGTGGCGCCGATGGTGGCCCGTGGAGCCGTATCTGCGCCCTTCCCGCCTTGTGGGTTGGTCTCTTGTACGATCAACAAGCGTTGGATGCTGCATGGGATTTGGTCAAAGATTGGTCGATGGAAGAACGCGAACAATTGCGCAACGATGCGCCGCGCCTTGGCCTAAACGCTCCGCTTCCCGGCGGCGGAACCATGCAGGACCTTGGCAAAGAAGCGTTGGCCATTGCCCATCAAGGTTTGGCATCGCGTGCGCGCCTCAATGCAAGCGGTGACAATGAAACCGGATATCTCGAAACACTGGACGAGATCGTAAAAAGCGGCAAAGTCCCCGCACAACGATTGTTGGATGCGTATGCCGGTGAATGGGGCGAAGACGTGTCAAAAGTGTATAAATACTCGTTCTAA
- a CDS encoding glycosyltransferase produces the protein MSKGAIPKVLHCHSTFAAGGKELRAVQLMNAFGAELDHTVISGLPDQMGAQAHIARGIRAHFPDDFPSLTGWPTPGRLVAIAKAMKPYDLVLTYNWGAMDVVMAHRVFGETFGLPPLIHHEDGFNEDEAGELKSSRNWFRRVALESAHALVVPSRTLENIGRNVWKQPPAKVQRISNGIDTAKFSGPPKPGSFRVVKRDGEHWIGTLAGLRAVKQLPMLVKACAELPNNWHLVILGDGPEKDAIHTAADALDINDRVHLPGAVTDPASLIGLFDIFALSSKSEQFPLSVVEAMAAGLPIAAPDVGDVRAIVSEPNRPFIAVPNDADALGVMLAELVENAPLRKQLGEANRERARAHFDEADMVKAYRALYWGAIGG, from the coding sequence ATGTCTAAGGGCGCAATTCCCAAGGTTCTGCATTGTCATTCGACCTTCGCAGCCGGGGGTAAGGAGTTGCGCGCGGTTCAATTGATGAACGCGTTTGGCGCTGAGCTTGATCACACGGTCATTTCGGGTTTGCCCGATCAAATGGGCGCGCAGGCGCATATTGCGCGCGGCATTCGCGCCCATTTTCCCGACGATTTCCCATCTCTGACCGGTTGGCCGACACCGGGACGATTGGTGGCAATCGCCAAGGCGATGAAACCGTATGATCTTGTGCTGACCTACAATTGGGGGGCGATGGATGTGGTCATGGCGCACCGGGTGTTTGGAGAGACATTTGGCCTGCCGCCGCTGATCCATCATGAGGACGGATTTAACGAAGACGAAGCCGGCGAACTCAAATCCAGCCGCAACTGGTTCCGACGCGTCGCATTGGAAAGCGCCCATGCTCTTGTCGTGCCCAGCCGGACTTTGGAAAATATCGGTCGCAATGTCTGGAAACAGCCGCCTGCTAAGGTGCAGCGCATTTCCAACGGAATAGACACGGCGAAATTTTCTGGGCCGCCCAAACCGGGATCGTTTCGAGTGGTGAAGCGCGACGGCGAACATTGGATCGGAACTTTGGCAGGGCTTCGCGCGGTCAAACAACTACCGATGCTGGTAAAGGCCTGTGCAGAATTGCCGAACAATTGGCATTTGGTGATCTTGGGTGACGGCCCGGAAAAAGACGCGATCCACACCGCGGCGGATGCGCTCGATATTAATGACCGGGTGCATTTGCCCGGCGCGGTGACCGATCCTGCCAGTCTGATCGGTTTGTTTGATATTTTCGCACTGTCTTCGAAAAGCGAACAGTTCCCGCTTTCCGTGGTAGAGGCGATGGCGGCTGGATTGCCAATTGCGGCACCCGATGTCGGGGATGTTAGAGCGATAGTGTCGGAACCCAATCGGCCGTTCATCGCCGTGCCCAACGATGCCGATGCCCTTGGCGTGATGTTGGCGGAATTGGTGGAAAACGCGCCCCTTCGAAAGCAATTGGGCGAAGCCAATCGGGAACGCGCACGCGCCCATTTTGATGAGGCGGATATGGTGAAGGCCTATCGCGCGCTCTATTGGGGCGCGATCGGGGGTTAG
- a CDS encoding cytochrome-c peroxidase codes for MSVTPTPTPTPTDPATAANQVVQQFLSLDLATLDNYANPTFPAYYDNTVDAIDNTPGNDPVNDAIATLGRVLFYDPALSFNDTTSCSTCHQQSIGFDDDEQLSTGLNGGQTTQHAMRLGNIRYYEPGEMFWNRRADDVEDQALQPILDETEMGWVNNGGIAALTTKMEGLAYYPALFEFVYGDPAITEDRMERALAQFQRAMVSTDSRWDQAYSQVFGPGAPNRALNLALPGFTVSENRGRELFMTGQNNGGAGCLACHVPPTFALNANSRSNGLDAGEGTVFKSPSLKNVGRSTFFMHDGRFTSLRQVVDHYSDGVQIGPALDNRLRQGNAPQQLALSETDREALVDFMLTLTDETLENDPKFSDPFLP; via the coding sequence GTGTCGGTCACTCCTACCCCAACACCAACACCGACCGACCCGGCAACAGCCGCCAATCAGGTTGTGCAACAATTTTTGTCGCTCGATCTGGCAACCCTCGACAATTATGCCAATCCGACTTTTCCGGCATATTATGACAACACCGTCGATGCGATCGACAACACGCCGGGCAACGATCCGGTCAATGATGCCATCGCCACGTTGGGCCGGGTCTTGTTTTATGACCCTGCATTGAGTTTCAACGACACGACATCGTGTTCAACCTGTCACCAACAAAGCATCGGATTTGATGACGATGAACAATTGTCGACGGGATTGAATGGTGGGCAAACGACCCAACACGCCATGCGTCTTGGCAATATTCGATATTACGAGCCGGGCGAGATGTTCTGGAACCGCCGCGCCGACGATGTTGAGGATCAGGCGCTTCAACCTATTCTTGATGAAACCGAAATGGGTTGGGTCAACAATGGCGGAATTGCCGCGCTTACGACCAAAATGGAAGGGTTGGCCTACTACCCTGCCTTGTTCGAATTTGTGTATGGTGATCCTGCCATCACCGAAGATCGGATGGAGCGCGCCTTGGCCCAATTCCAGCGGGCCATGGTGTCCACCGATAGCCGCTGGGATCAGGCCTATTCACAGGTGTTTGGACCAGGCGCCCCCAATCGCGCACTGAACCTTGCTCTGCCCGGTTTCACTGTCAGCGAAAATCGCGGTCGCGAATTGTTTATGACCGGACAAAACAATGGCGGTGCTGGGTGTCTGGCTTGCCACGTCCCGCCCACCTTTGCTCTGAATGCAAACAGCCGGTCGAACGGGTTGGACGCAGGCGAAGGGACGGTCTTTAAATCACCATCGCTCAAGAATGTCGGGCGTTCGACGTTCTTCATGCATGATGGTCGCTTCACCTCCTTGCGTCAGGTGGTCGATCATTATTCTGATGGCGTGCAGATCGGCCCGGCGTTGGACAACCGACTGCGTCAAGGCAATGCGCCTCAACAACTCGCTCTTTCGGAAACGGATCGAGAGGCATTGGTCGATTTCATGCTGACATTGACGGATGAAACCTTGGAGAATGATCCCAAATTCTCGGACCCATTCCTACCATGA
- a CDS encoding tetratricopeptide repeat protein yields the protein MARNPTQTPGQNPQDDAPTGGPSREDEILMREIDEAVRQDDATQFFKNYGAQLAGAFALLVVGMFGYWAWDSSNEAELESQSEAIISALDSVDAPDFAGAEEKVSGLIDDGSSGAKTVAQFMQAYSAIELEEPDRAVELYAAIAADPEAPQPLRDLALIREVSTNFDDREPADIIAKLEGLAVPGNDFFGSAGELVAIAHLEAGNRDEAGVMFAEIAKDEELPDTLRERARQMAGLLGVDVIDDVNQLLADQGVGQPDADAAGALGQ from the coding sequence GTGGCGCGCAATCCAACTCAAACTCCTGGTCAAAATCCGCAAGACGATGCACCCACCGGCGGTCCTTCGCGCGAAGACGAAATTCTCATGCGCGAAATTGATGAGGCGGTGCGTCAGGATGATGCGACCCAATTCTTCAAAAATTACGGCGCACAATTGGCTGGCGCGTTCGCGCTCTTGGTCGTCGGCATGTTCGGATATTGGGCATGGGACAGCAGCAACGAGGCTGAGCTGGAATCGCAATCTGAGGCGATCATCAGCGCGCTTGATTCTGTCGATGCGCCCGATTTTGCCGGGGCCGAAGAGAAAGTCTCGGGCTTGATTGACGATGGATCGTCTGGCGCGAAAACGGTGGCTCAATTCATGCAAGCGTACAGCGCGATTGAATTGGAAGAACCGGACCGCGCGGTTGAATTATATGCCGCCATTGCGGCCGATCCCGAAGCGCCGCAACCGTTGCGCGATTTGGCATTGATCCGCGAGGTTTCGACCAATTTTGATGACCGCGAACCCGCCGATATCATCGCCAAATTGGAAGGTTTGGCTGTACCGGGAAATGACTTTTTCGGCAGCGCAGGTGAATTGGTGGCAATCGCGCATCTCGAAGCGGGCAACCGCGACGAAGCCGGCGTGATGTTCGCCGAAATCGCCAAAGACGAAGAATTGCCCGACACATTGCGCGAACGCGCGCGCCAGATGGCTGGTTTGTTGGGTGTCGACGTGATCGACGACGTGAACCAATTGCTTGCAGATCAAGGTGTTGGTCAGCCGGATGCGGACGCCGCCGGCGCACTGGGACAATAA